One genomic region from Bacillus aquiflavi encodes:
- a CDS encoding FadR/GntR family transcriptional regulator encodes MIKNDDLIAGDKIPSERELSERLNVGRSSVREALRALELLGLIETRRGEGTFIRDFREHHLVEVLSTFILQDDQAVKDVSETKNLLEMDSIRLVIKRAEKEELFSFKKWAETTSFTDDDFFKKIVMLSKNRLTLRIWLILKEYYNSLKLHNNEYSKLSYIQLIETLLSRSENEAVSYYQNKNEEIVD; translated from the coding sequence ATGATCAAAAATGACGATTTAATTGCTGGGGATAAAATCCCATCTGAACGAGAACTTTCAGAGCGTCTAAATGTCGGTCGATCTTCTGTCCGTGAAGCATTGCGCGCTTTAGAATTATTAGGATTAATCGAAACAAGGCGTGGGGAAGGAACTTTTATCCGTGATTTTCGTGAACATCATCTTGTCGAGGTGTTAAGTACTTTTATTTTGCAAGATGACCAAGCGGTTAAAGATGTATCGGAGACAAAGAATTTACTTGAAATGGATAGTATCCGTCTTGTTATTAAAAGAGCAGAAAAAGAAGAGCTGTTTTCATTTAAAAAATGGGCCGAGACAACAAGCTTTACTGATGATGATTTTTTTAAAAAAATTGTCATGCTGTCGAAAAATAGATTAACATTGAGGATTTGGCTTATATTAAAAGAATATTATAACTCATTAAAATTACATAATAATGAATATTCAAAACTGTCGTATATTCAATTAATTGAAACACTCCTATCTAGAAGTGAAAATGAAGCTGTTTCATACTATCAAAATAAAAATGAGGAAATTGTCGATTGA
- the pyk gene encoding pyruvate kinase, whose translation MRKTKIVCTIGPASESVEKLTQLMENGMNVARLNFSHGNYEEHKERIKNIREASQITGINTAILLDTKGPEIRTHTMENGEIQLIEGNRITISMKEVIGTSEKFSISYSGLINDITIGSKILLDDGLIALEVTKIDKIEQEIETKILNNGILKNKKGVNVPGVFVNLPGITQKDANDILFGIEQKVDFIAASFVRRASDVLEIRELLEKNNAPHIQIIPKIENQEGVDHIDEILEVSDGIMVARGDLGVEIKAEEVPLVQKMLIKKCNTLGKPVITATQMLDSMQRNPRPTRAEASDVANAIFDGTDAIMLSGETAAGKYPVEAVRTMHNIASRAELALDHKGILQNRSKHSERAITDAIGQSVAHTAWNLGVNAIITPTESGHTARMISKYRPKAPIVAVTSNEPVSRRLALIWGVYPLSGRKATTTDEMLEIAVSESLRSKIVKHGDLVVITAGVPVGEAGTTNLMKIHVVGDIIAKAQGIGRKTAYGKVVIAKNAKEALEKVTEGSILVTVGTDREMVPAIEKCSALITEEGGLTSHAAVVGLNLGIPVVVGVANATDIFNDGQEITVDSARGVIYNGHASVL comes from the coding sequence ATGCGGAAAACAAAAATTGTTTGTACCATTGGACCAGCAAGTGAAAGTGTTGAAAAGTTAACACAATTAATGGAGAACGGAATGAACGTAGCCCGCCTTAACTTTTCTCATGGTAATTATGAGGAACATAAGGAACGGATTAAAAATATTCGCGAAGCTTCTCAAATAACGGGCATAAATACTGCTATCTTACTTGATACAAAAGGCCCTGAAATTCGTACTCATACAATGGAAAACGGTGAAATCCAACTAATTGAAGGTAATCGGATTACTATTTCGATGAAAGAAGTAATAGGCACTTCAGAGAAATTCTCCATTTCTTATTCAGGACTGATAAATGACATTACAATTGGTTCAAAAATATTATTGGATGACGGATTGATTGCTCTTGAAGTAACAAAAATTGACAAAATCGAGCAAGAAATTGAAACGAAAATATTAAATAATGGAATATTAAAAAATAAAAAGGGTGTAAATGTTCCAGGTGTTTTTGTAAACTTACCAGGTATAACACAAAAAGATGCGAATGATATTTTGTTTGGAATTGAGCAAAAAGTAGATTTTATTGCTGCTTCATTCGTTAGGAGAGCTTCAGACGTATTAGAGATTCGTGAATTGCTTGAAAAAAATAATGCCCCTCATATTCAAATCATTCCTAAAATTGAAAATCAAGAAGGTGTCGATCATATTGACGAGATTTTAGAGGTTTCTGATGGAATAATGGTTGCACGTGGTGATTTAGGAGTTGAGATTAAAGCCGAAGAAGTTCCGCTCGTTCAAAAAATGCTTATAAAAAAATGTAATACTTTAGGAAAACCAGTTATTACAGCTACCCAAATGCTTGACTCTATGCAAAGAAATCCTCGACCAACACGAGCTGAGGCGAGTGATGTAGCGAACGCTATATTCGATGGTACTGACGCTATTATGCTTTCTGGAGAGACTGCAGCAGGGAAATATCCGGTTGAAGCTGTCCGTACAATGCATAACATTGCTTCTCGTGCTGAACTTGCTCTAGATCATAAAGGTATTTTACAAAATCGAAGCAAGCATAGTGAGCGTGCTATTACCGATGCAATTGGACAATCAGTCGCTCATACAGCATGGAATTTAGGGGTCAACGCAATTATTACACCGACTGAAAGCGGCCACACTGCTAGAATGATTTCAAAATATCGTCCAAAAGCTCCAATTGTTGCTGTAACATCTAATGAGCCGGTTTCGCGGAGACTTGCACTTATATGGGGTGTCTATCCATTAAGCGGACGAAAAGCAACGACGACCGATGAAATGCTTGAAATAGCTGTTTCGGAAAGTTTGAGGAGTAAAATTGTAAAGCATGGTGATCTTGTCGTCATTACGGCTGGTGTTCCTGTTGGAGAAGCTGGCACAACTAATTTAATGAAGATACATGTCGTTGGTGACATTATTGCTAAGGCACAAGGAATTGGACGGAAAACCGCTTACGGAAAAGTCGTTATTGCTAAAAACGCTAAAGAAGCTCTTGAAAAAGTAACTGAGGGAAGTATTTTAGTAACAGTAGGAACTGATCGTGAGATGGTTCCGGCGATTGAAAAATGCAGTGCTTTAATTACAGAAGAAGGAGGATTAACAAGCCACGCTGCAGTCGTAGGATTAAATTTAGGAATCCCAGTAGTTGTGGGGGTTGCGAACGCTACGGATATCTTTAATGATGGTCAGGAGATTACAGTCGATTCTGCTCGTGGCGTTATTTATAATGGGCATGCGAGTGTCTTATAA
- the accD gene encoding acetyl-CoA carboxylase, carboxyltransferase subunit beta, with protein MLKEIFSKSKKKKYATIPTEAAKQDLPEGIMTKCPNCKKIMYSKELSKNIKVCLHCHYHHPMKAYERIDSFLDENSFKEINSDMVSKNPLNFPDYLEKLEKDQKSSSLHEAVVTGTGKVDDHEIVIAVMDSTFRMGSMGSVVGEKITRAIELADELSIPFIIFTASGGARMQEGVLSLMQMAKTSAALKRFSDNGGLILSIMTHPTTGGVSASFASLGDYNLAEPGALIGFAGRRIIEQTIREELPEDFQTAEFLLKHGQLDAVIPRLELKKQVSNILDIHEQGGESNW; from the coding sequence TTGCTTAAAGAAATTTTTTCAAAATCTAAAAAGAAAAAATATGCAACTATTCCTACGGAGGCAGCGAAACAAGATTTGCCTGAAGGAATTATGACGAAATGCCCTAATTGTAAAAAAATCATGTATTCAAAGGAATTATCAAAAAATATAAAAGTCTGTCTTCACTGTCATTATCATCATCCGATGAAGGCATATGAAAGAATCGATAGTTTTTTAGATGAGAATAGTTTTAAAGAAATAAATAGTGACATGGTTTCAAAAAATCCACTGAATTTCCCTGATTACTTAGAAAAGCTTGAGAAAGATCAAAAAAGCAGCAGTTTACACGAAGCGGTTGTTACTGGAACTGGGAAAGTAGATGATCATGAAATTGTCATTGCTGTTATGGATTCCACGTTCAGAATGGGCAGTATGGGTTCAGTTGTAGGAGAAAAAATTACGAGAGCTATTGAATTAGCTGATGAATTATCGATTCCATTTATCATTTTTACCGCCTCTGGTGGAGCACGGATGCAAGAGGGTGTTTTAAGCTTAATGCAAATGGCTAAAACAAGTGCTGCTCTAAAAAGATTTAGTGATAATGGGGGATTGATCCTCTCAATTATGACACACCCAACTACTGGCGGGGTTTCAGCTAGTTTTGCCTCTCTAGGAGATTATAATTTAGCAGAACCTGGTGCATTAATCGGCTTTGCAGGACGGAGAATTATTGAACAAACAATACGCGAAGAGCTTCCTGAAGATTTCCAAACAGCAGAATTTTTATTAAAGCATGGACAGCTTGACGCAGTCATTCCGAGATTAGAATTAAAAAAGCAAGTTTCAAATATTCTCGATATACATGAACAAGGTGGTGAGTCGAATTGGTAG
- the pfkA gene encoding 6-phosphofructokinase produces MRKIGVLTSGGDSPGMNAAIRAVVRKAIYHDFEVFGVYGGYAGLITGNIKQLELGSVGDIIHRGGTVLYSARSNEFKTEEGQQKAIEQLKRLNIEGLVVIGGDGSYRGAKALTDKGYRCICVPGTIDNDISGTEFTIGFDTALNTVIDAVDKIRDTATSHERTFIIEVMGRDAGDIALWSGLAGGAETILIPEEDYDINDIVARLHKGQERGKKHSIIIVAEGVCSGVDLARKLKEATNLDTRVSVLGHIQRGGSPTAFDRVLASRFGARAVELLLEGKGGRAVGIKENLLVDYDLSKAFEKDVTYDLSLIKLSKELSI; encoded by the coding sequence ATGAGAAAGATCGGTGTCTTGACAAGCGGTGGGGATTCACCTGGTATGAATGCTGCAATACGTGCGGTTGTACGAAAAGCGATTTATCATGATTTCGAAGTATTTGGCGTATACGGTGGCTATGCAGGGTTAATTACTGGAAATATAAAACAGCTTGAACTTGGTTCAGTAGGAGATATTATTCATCGCGGCGGTACAGTTCTTTACTCAGCTAGAAGCAATGAATTTAAAACAGAGGAAGGCCAGCAAAAGGCAATAGAACAATTAAAGCGTCTAAATATTGAGGGATTAGTTGTAATTGGCGGTGATGGATCCTATCGGGGTGCAAAAGCATTAACGGATAAAGGATACCGCTGTATTTGTGTCCCAGGAACAATTGATAATGATATTTCAGGTACTGAATTTACTATCGGATTTGATACTGCATTAAATACAGTCATCGATGCAGTCGATAAAATACGTGACACGGCAACTTCACATGAAAGAACATTTATTATTGAGGTAATGGGAAGAGATGCGGGTGATATCGCGCTTTGGTCTGGACTTGCCGGGGGGGCCGAAACAATACTAATTCCTGAAGAAGACTACGATATTAATGATATTGTAGCACGGTTACATAAAGGTCAAGAGAGAGGTAAGAAACATAGTATTATTATTGTGGCTGAAGGGGTATGCAGCGGTGTAGACTTGGCAAGAAAATTAAAAGAAGCAACAAATCTTGATACTCGCGTCTCGGTGTTAGGCCATATTCAACGCGGTGGTTCTCCTACAGCTTTTGATAGAGTACTTGCAAGTCGATTTGGAGCCCGTGCTGTTGAACTTCTTCTAGAAGGAAAGGGAGGACGAGCTGTAGGGATTAAGGAAAATCTACTCGTTGACTACGATCTTTCCAAAGCCTTCGAAAAAGATGTTACTTATGATTTAAGTTTAATTAAACTTTCTAAAGAGTTGTCAATTTAA